A genome region from Methylohalobius crimeensis 10Ki includes the following:
- a CDS encoding VWA domain-containing protein has translation MRILCLGLFVLTVAAHAGESDLRVLIDVSGSMRQNDPHGLRIPALKLLLELLPPATRAGVWLFSETPENLISLAPVDRQWKNAAGEAAQRIHSRGRYTDIEKALQTVIADWEAPGEDRHIILLTDGMLDVAPDPALDSASRNRIERQLIPRLQALGARIYTIALSDQADHHLMRQLAIATDGWNETARSAEQLQRAFLKIVQKATPREGLPLRDNRFTVDANVREFSLLVFRRPESPATELIRPDATRWSAADHPDTVHWHPEDGFDLITVDQPMPGPWQLAARLDPDNQVMIVTDLQLKTAALPNHLAAGETLAVRAELTEHDRRITREHFLGLVKFQLLQKGPEEVQKTLIPAPEEAGVFSAATKLEKPGIYTFEVTVDGKTFQRVRKQRIEVLALPVATEVIPPRAAGEPLIVRLTPDPERIDPATFEAAALIASASDPPREMPFSSGNEAFWELPLSAPEAKRRLTVNFHIQARDREGNPLQVHLRPIELEPSQFQTHSTEADKAPQPTAKPIDWLWSGLIAAGVNLILGGAGFFGWRKLRQHARQRQEQLLNRLTT, from the coding sequence GTGCGAATTTTGTGTCTGGGTCTGTTTGTATTGACCGTTGCCGCCCATGCCGGGGAAAGCGATCTACGCGTTCTCATCGACGTATCCGGGAGCATGCGCCAAAACGATCCTCACGGCCTGCGTATTCCGGCGCTCAAATTGCTATTGGAATTGCTGCCGCCCGCCACCCGCGCAGGCGTTTGGCTGTTTTCCGAGACCCCGGAAAATTTGATTTCCCTGGCACCGGTGGATCGACAATGGAAGAATGCGGCCGGCGAGGCCGCTCAACGCATTCATTCCCGCGGCCGCTACACCGACATTGAAAAGGCCCTCCAAACCGTCATCGCCGACTGGGAAGCCCCCGGCGAGGATCGCCATATCATCCTCTTGACCGACGGCATGTTGGACGTTGCACCCGATCCGGCGCTCGATTCCGCCTCCCGAAATCGAATCGAGCGACAGCTCATCCCCCGCCTGCAGGCGCTCGGCGCCCGGATCTACACCATCGCCCTCTCGGATCAGGCCGATCATCACCTGATGCGGCAATTGGCCATCGCCACCGACGGCTGGAACGAGACCGCCCGCTCGGCCGAACAATTGCAGCGCGCCTTTCTCAAAATCGTGCAGAAAGCCACCCCCCGCGAAGGCCTGCCTTTACGAGACAACCGCTTCACCGTCGACGCCAACGTGCGCGAATTTTCCCTCCTGGTTTTTCGGCGACCGGAAAGCCCGGCCACCGAATTGATCCGGCCCGACGCCACCCGTTGGAGCGCCGCCGACCATCCGGACACCGTGCATTGGCACCCAGAAGACGGCTTCGACTTGATCACCGTCGACCAGCCCATGCCCGGCCCCTGGCAACTGGCCGCCCGACTGGACCCGGACAATCAGGTCATGATCGTCACCGACCTGCAACTGAAAACCGCTGCCTTGCCCAATCATCTGGCGGCGGGTGAAACGCTCGCCGTCCGCGCCGAGTTGACCGAGCACGACCGGCGCATCACGCGAGAACACTTCCTGGGCTTGGTCAAGTTTCAGCTTCTGCAAAAAGGGCCCGAGGAAGTGCAAAAAACCCTGATACCGGCCCCGGAAGAAGCCGGAGTGTTCAGCGCCGCCACGAAGCTGGAGAAACCCGGTATCTACACTTTTGAGGTGACGGTGGACGGCAAGACTTTTCAGCGCGTCCGGAAGCAACGGATCGAGGTGCTCGCGCTTCCCGTCGCCACCGAGGTCATCCCTCCCCGAGCCGCGGGGGAACCCTTGATCGTCCGTCTAACCCCCGACCCCGAACGCATCGATCCGGCCACTTTCGAGGCCGCGGCCTTGATCGCTTCCGCCTCCGACCCGCCCCGTGAGATGCCGTTCAGCTCCGGAAACGAAGCCTTCTGGGAACTTCCCCTATCCGCACCGGAAGCCAAGCGCCGGCTGACCGTCAATTTCCACATCCAGGCCCGGGATCGCGAAGGCAATCCGCTTCAAGTCCACCTCCGGCCGATCGAGCTGGAACCGAGCCAGTTTCAAACCCATTCGACCGAGGCGGATAAAGCACCGCAACCAACGGCGAAACCCATCGATTGGCTCTGGTCCGGGTTGATCGCGGCCGGCGTCAATCTGATTTTGGGTGGGGCCGGATTTTTCGGCTGGCGGAAGCTGCGCCAACACGCCCGGCAGCGGCAAGAACAGTTACTGAATCGTCTCACCACTTGA
- a CDS encoding GtrA family protein encodes MIVRQFLRFAWVGVLGFGVNGGGVAWLSPHIGPLWAQAVGFPLAATFTWWLNRHFTFGPSERSLRREWAYYVSANGIGWLANNGSYVLLVTQSALFHRYPVLAVAVGSVAGMFFNFGLSRYFVFSGGHRSNASVPAFQRRFPFLTIASISVGATGRSPLLWLLVYPFLLKAPLWTGWFISDPFVSFGDLALDVGGRILPGLPTIDNNIAFTSDALGQRAADDWLAGKIPWWNPYEGTGTLLAAEMQSAALFLPFILFYALPHGQLWFHLCLQVMAGWGTFFLLRRLGLGMLAAVTGGLLFEMNGTYAWLANAVINPICFLPWFLLGVEETVRLVREGHGIGWLCLPLALSLSLYAGFPEVAYINGLLVLIWTLVRLGQLQGSQRWRFLGWITGGGTAGILLSLPVVVPFFEFLTMADVGGHQASALGNQSLPAHGLMASFFPYFFGPIGYGGWSGSATWWGSIGGYLGFGPVFLAAFALLGKRERWLKIGILAWILLGLAKALGMPGITQLLNLLPMVELAAFFRYVWPSLSMGIVVLAAFALDDLVRRNGHMKLSWIPLLSVMALVAFAFGLTWDFLWQLNTASSLIWWTLDSLALGALVFACTAWLGYFKRHDSAPLVAAVVLFESTILFLIPVFSSPKRGNLHLEGVAYLEQKLGLQRFYTTGPLAPNYGSVFEIAQLNYNDLPIPKNLADYRRTHFDPYSSAIIFDGHFHPNPSDPDPLQVLRNRIGAYSKAGVSHIITYPYESLDLDQYEVPIQVRDNEALAVYGGEVLRVRLPNIPPGELRIFGVFIGTYHGKADGRLEAKLCQLDYCRTAVSDVKNARDNAFLRFNLSPPVQLIPEVPIEIEFRYLTATQPVALWLWPQVPDSLQDLHASHQNLNGRGLRLKFWYREKNRSGVYLVHRDPVMNIYALDEFRDYFSAEGCRLRADGRNAVMAECDRPSRLVRLETFYPGWRAEVNGKPVPVEETEGLFQQVALPRGHAEIRFTYHPRFYAWIVAGFLSAWLILGVGFLWSRPKPPRRR; translated from the coding sequence ATGATCGTCCGGCAATTCCTCCGCTTTGCGTGGGTCGGGGTATTGGGGTTTGGGGTCAACGGCGGGGGGGTGGCCTGGTTGTCTCCTCATATCGGCCCGTTATGGGCCCAGGCGGTCGGATTCCCACTGGCGGCGACGTTTACTTGGTGGTTGAATCGGCATTTTACTTTCGGCCCCAGTGAGCGTTCCTTGCGGCGGGAATGGGCTTATTACGTGAGCGCCAACGGGATCGGATGGTTGGCCAATAACGGCAGTTATGTCTTGTTGGTGACCCAGTCGGCCCTGTTTCACCGTTACCCCGTTCTCGCCGTGGCGGTGGGTTCGGTGGCGGGGATGTTCTTCAATTTCGGATTGTCGCGCTATTTTGTCTTTAGTGGGGGGCATCGGTCAAACGCTTCTGTTCCCGCGTTTCAGAGGCGTTTTCCCTTTCTTACCATCGCCTCAATTTCCGTAGGGGCGACCGGCCGGTCGCCCCTGCTGTGGTTGTTGGTTTACCCTTTTCTTCTTAAGGCACCTCTCTGGACTGGATGGTTTATCTCCGATCCCTTCGTTAGCTTTGGTGACTTGGCTCTCGATGTGGGAGGGCGAATACTGCCCGGTTTACCCACTATCGATAACAACATTGCTTTTACGTCGGATGCATTGGGGCAAAGGGCGGCGGATGATTGGCTAGCGGGGAAAATACCCTGGTGGAACCCCTACGAGGGAACCGGTACCCTATTGGCGGCGGAAATGCAAAGCGCCGCGTTGTTTCTGCCGTTCATACTTTTCTACGCGCTCCCCCATGGACAACTTTGGTTTCATCTTTGCCTCCAAGTAATGGCGGGATGGGGAACCTTCTTTTTGTTGCGTAGATTGGGGTTGGGCATGTTGGCGGCGGTAACCGGCGGACTGTTGTTCGAAATGAACGGTACCTATGCCTGGCTGGCCAATGCAGTGATCAATCCAATCTGTTTTTTACCCTGGTTTTTATTGGGGGTGGAGGAAACGGTCCGACTCGTTCGAGAAGGGCATGGGATCGGCTGGCTTTGCCTTCCTCTGGCCTTGTCGTTATCTCTCTATGCCGGTTTTCCCGAAGTGGCTTATATCAATGGATTGCTGGTCCTGATTTGGACGCTGGTGCGTTTGGGTCAACTTCAGGGAAGCCAGCGATGGCGATTCTTGGGTTGGATCACGGGGGGAGGCACGGCGGGAATTCTTTTGAGCTTGCCCGTGGTCGTGCCGTTTTTCGAGTTTCTGACCATGGCCGATGTGGGAGGGCATCAAGCCTCGGCTCTAGGCAATCAATCGTTGCCAGCACATGGATTGATGGCTTCGTTTTTTCCTTATTTCTTCGGCCCCATCGGCTATGGTGGATGGTCGGGAAGCGCGACTTGGTGGGGAAGCATCGGCGGTTATTTGGGCTTTGGACCGGTTTTTCTGGCGGCGTTTGCTTTGCTCGGGAAGCGGGAACGATGGTTGAAGATCGGTATTCTCGCTTGGATCCTGCTCGGTCTGGCCAAGGCTTTGGGTATGCCGGGGATTACTCAATTGCTCAACCTATTGCCGATGGTGGAGCTTGCGGCATTTTTCCGCTATGTTTGGCCTTCCTTATCCATGGGAATAGTCGTTCTTGCCGCCTTCGCACTGGATGATTTGGTCCGGCGAAATGGGCATATGAAATTATCCTGGATTCCGCTTTTGAGCGTGATGGCGCTAGTGGCGTTCGCGTTTGGATTGACGTGGGATTTTCTTTGGCAATTAAATACCGCTTCGTCCTTGATCTGGTGGACGCTCGATTCGTTGGCTTTGGGCGCCTTGGTGTTTGCTTGCACGGCTTGGTTGGGGTATTTCAAGCGTCACGATTCGGCGCCCCTGGTGGCAGCGGTAGTCCTGTTTGAATCGACGATTTTGTTTTTGATTCCGGTCTTCTCCTCTCCTAAAAGAGGAAATCTTCATCTGGAGGGAGTGGCATATCTCGAACAAAAGCTCGGCTTGCAACGGTTTTATACGACCGGTCCTTTGGCGCCCAATTATGGTTCGGTTTTTGAGATCGCCCAGCTGAATTATAACGACTTGCCGATCCCGAAAAATCTCGCCGACTATCGCAGGACGCATTTCGATCCTTATAGCAGCGCTATTATTTTCGACGGCCATTTTCATCCCAACCCTTCGGACCCTGACCCGCTTCAGGTTCTGCGCAATCGGATCGGTGCTTATTCGAAGGCAGGCGTATCGCACATTATTACTTATCCGTATGAAAGTCTCGATCTAGATCAATACGAAGTCCCCATTCAAGTTCGAGACAATGAGGCTTTGGCGGTGTATGGAGGAGAAGTGCTTCGAGTTCGCTTGCCTAATATACCGCCGGGTGAGTTGCGGATTTTTGGCGTGTTTATCGGCACTTATCATGGAAAGGCGGATGGGCGGCTCGAAGCCAAGCTGTGCCAGCTGGATTATTGCCGCACCGCCGTAAGCGATGTGAAAAACGCCAGGGATAATGCTTTTTTGAGATTTAATTTGTCCCCACCTGTCCAGCTTATCCCCGAGGTGCCGATTGAGATCGAGTTTCGCTATTTAACTGCGACCCAGCCGGTAGCGCTGTGGTTGTGGCCGCAAGTTCCGGATTCACTTCAAGATCTTCACGCAAGCCATCAGAATTTGAACGGCAGAGGACTGCGTTTGAAATTTTGGTATCGGGAAAAAAACCGTTCCGGTGTGTATCTTGTCCACCGCGATCCGGTCATGAACATTTATGCTCTGGATGAATTTCGCGATTACTTCAGCGCCGAAGGATGCCGCTTGCGGGCGGATGGTCGGAATGCGGTCATGGCGGAATGCGACCGTCCCAGTCGGTTGGTGCGGTTGGAAACCTTTTATCCCGGCTGGCGCGCGGAAGTGAACGGCAAGCCGGTTCCGGTGGAGGAAACCGAGGGTTTGTTCCAGCAAGTGGCGCTGCCTCGCGGACACGCCGAGATCCGGTTTACCTATCATCCCCGTTTTTACGCTTGGATCGTGGCCGGATTTCTAAGTGCTTGGCTCATTTTGGGGGTGGGTTTCCTGTGGTCTCGGCCGAAGCCTCCCCGGCGGAGGTGA
- a CDS encoding glycosyltransferase family 2 protein yields MGADSEVRVAVLIPCHNEEKTVARVVSDFRGVLPEAKICVFDNASTDKTSEVARASGASVFHVPRKGKGNVVAAMFANVEADVYVMVDGDATYDAKAAPEAVKRLIEKRLDLVNIARRYVASDISRPGHRWGNRVFHHIVRRFFGQPPGDMLSGFKVFSRRFVKTFASFSTGFEIETEILIHTLELGLPWEEISAPYYARPEGSESKLNTFQDGGRIFKFILGLYKLEHPLGFFVAIGAVFAVTSLGLGIPLVAEYLQTGLVPRFPTAFLAASLMIIAAICGTIGLILDTVTSGRREFKRLIYLQYPSPGTRGKVAMGGQEGG; encoded by the coding sequence ATGGGGGCCGATTCGGAGGTTCGGGTAGCCGTATTGATTCCATGCCACAACGAGGAAAAAACCGTGGCCAGGGTCGTATCGGACTTTCGAGGTGTTTTGCCCGAGGCGAAGATTTGCGTCTTCGACAACGCCAGCACGGATAAGACTTCCGAGGTGGCCCGCGCATCCGGGGCAAGTGTCTTCCACGTTCCCCGCAAGGGCAAGGGGAATGTGGTGGCGGCCATGTTCGCTAATGTGGAGGCGGATGTGTACGTGATGGTGGACGGAGACGCCACCTACGACGCCAAAGCTGCTCCCGAGGCGGTGAAGCGGCTGATCGAAAAGCGGCTGGATCTGGTGAATATCGCCCGCCGCTATGTGGCTTCCGATATCAGCCGCCCGGGGCATCGCTGGGGAAACCGGGTGTTTCATCACATCGTCCGGCGTTTTTTCGGCCAGCCGCCGGGGGACATGTTGTCCGGATTCAAGGTGTTTTCCCGAAGGTTCGTCAAAACGTTCGCCTCCTTCAGTACCGGCTTCGAGATCGAGACCGAAATTTTGATCCACACCCTGGAATTGGGGTTGCCCTGGGAGGAAATCAGCGCGCCTTATTATGCCCGGCCGGAAGGATCGGAAAGCAAGCTCAATACCTTCCAGGACGGCGGAAGGATTTTCAAATTCATCCTCGGCCTGTACAAATTGGAGCATCCCTTGGGGTTTTTCGTTGCCATCGGTGCCGTGTTTGCGGTGACCTCCTTGGGGCTTGGCATTCCCTTGGTTGCCGAATATTTGCAAACCGGCTTGGTGCCCCGTTTTCCCACCGCCTTTCTGGCCGCTTCCCTGATGATCATCGCGGCCATTTGCGGCACCATCGGGCTGATTCTCGATACCGTGACCAGCGGTCGACGGGAGTTTAAGCGGCTGATTTATCTTCAATACCCGTCCCCGGGCACCAGGGGGAAAGTCGCCATGGGCGGGCAGGAGGGCGGATGA
- the ubiB gene encoding ubiquinone biosynthesis regulatory protein kinase UbiB, producing MLGIKILWRLIGVQQILLRHGLDELILGLPWLRPLRFLRWFSPNTWRRRRRPPRGERIRLALEELGPIYVKFGQAISTRRDLLPDDIALELEKLQDRVPPFPGVQARRMIEAGLGAEVTELFAEFDEVPLASASIAQVHSARLRDGAEVVVKVLRPGIEARIRQDLRLMYAFARLALNFIPEARRLRPVEVVAEFEKTILDELDMVREAANAAQLRRHFQNSDILYVPKVYWDWTCPRVLVLERIRGIPVANRPALEQAGVDLKLLAERGVEIFFTQVFRDNYFHADMHPGNIFVDPAREARYMAVDFGIVASLTEADQYYLAANLLAFFNRDYRKVAAMHVESGWVPPDVRVDEFEAAIRSVCEPIFAKPLGEISYGRLLLRLFQTARRFRMEVQPQLVLLQKTLLQIEGLGRQLYPQLDLWQTAKPYLENWFKQRVHPKTLFDKTLEQLPVWAEQFPEAPTWALRVLHEASRGELTVRWRSQELLELQAQLRRNHRRTVSAIGGGALVVAASVLLGQGLVMPVTWGLAGLGGMLLTRAWWGADSR from the coding sequence GTGTTGGGTATAAAGATTCTTTGGCGTCTGATCGGGGTCCAGCAGATTCTTCTGCGCCACGGCTTGGACGAATTGATCCTGGGGCTCCCCTGGCTGCGTCCGCTGCGTTTCCTGCGGTGGTTTTCCCCCAACACCTGGCGCCGGCGCCGGCGGCCTCCGCGGGGGGAGCGTATTCGCCTGGCGCTGGAGGAATTGGGACCGATCTACGTCAAGTTCGGCCAGGCGATCTCCACCCGCCGCGACCTGTTGCCCGACGACATCGCCTTGGAACTGGAAAAGCTCCAGGACCGGGTGCCCCCGTTTCCGGGCGTGCAAGCACGCCGCATGATCGAGGCGGGTTTGGGCGCCGAGGTGACCGAGCTGTTCGCCGAATTCGACGAGGTCCCGCTGGCTTCGGCCTCCATCGCCCAGGTGCATTCCGCCCGGCTTCGGGACGGCGCCGAGGTGGTGGTGAAGGTGTTGCGTCCGGGCATCGAGGCCCGCATCCGTCAGGACCTGAGACTGATGTACGCCTTCGCCCGCTTGGCGCTGAACTTCATTCCCGAGGCCCGCCGTTTGAGGCCGGTGGAAGTGGTGGCCGAATTCGAAAAAACCATCCTGGACGAATTGGACATGGTGCGCGAGGCGGCCAATGCGGCCCAGCTCCGGCGGCATTTCCAAAACTCCGACATTCTTTATGTGCCCAAGGTGTATTGGGATTGGACCTGTCCTCGGGTGTTGGTGCTGGAGCGGATTCGCGGCATTCCGGTGGCCAACCGGCCGGCCTTGGAGCAGGCCGGGGTCGATTTGAAATTACTCGCCGAGCGGGGCGTGGAAATCTTCTTCACCCAGGTGTTCCGGGACAATTACTTTCACGCCGATATGCATCCGGGCAATATCTTCGTCGATCCCGCCCGGGAAGCGCGTTATATGGCGGTGGATTTCGGCATCGTCGCCAGCCTCACCGAGGCCGATCAGTATTATTTGGCGGCCAATCTGCTGGCCTTCTTCAATCGCGATTACCGCAAAGTGGCGGCGATGCACGTGGAATCGGGCTGGGTGCCGCCCGATGTGCGGGTGGATGAATTCGAGGCGGCGATCCGCTCGGTGTGCGAGCCGATTTTCGCCAAGCCCTTGGGGGAAATTTCCTACGGCCGGCTGTTGCTCCGTTTGTTCCAGACCGCGCGCCGGTTCCGGATGGAAGTCCAGCCTCAATTGGTGCTCCTGCAGAAAACCTTGCTCCAGATCGAAGGCTTGGGACGCCAACTGTATCCCCAATTGGATTTGTGGCAGACCGCCAAGCCCTATTTGGAAAACTGGTTCAAACAGCGGGTCCATCCCAAGACCCTGTTCGACAAAACCCTCGAGCAGTTGCCGGTTTGGGCCGAACAATTCCCCGAGGCGCCCACCTGGGCCCTGCGCGTTCTTCATGAGGCGAGCCGGGGCGAATTGACGGTCCGCTGGCGGTCCCAGGAATTGCTGGAGCTCCAGGCGCAGCTTCGCCGAAATCACCGCCGGACGGTATCCGCCATCGGCGGCGGGGCGTTGGTGGTGGCCGCCAGCGTCTTGCTGGGGCAGGGACTCGTGATGCCGGTCACTTGGGGATTGGCCGGTTTGGGGGGGATGCTCCTCACCCGCGCCTGGTGGGGAGCGGATTCGAGATAA
- a CDS encoding ubiquinone biosynthesis accessory factor UbiJ, translating into MLAETAFSEAFTAALKRFLALDPNHVRLLRPVAGKIFVVELLPWRRRIVLSPTWDSVLVLADGDAPADVILRGTPLAFARMALSRQPQHELFGSDIEVEGDMDAARRLQNLVQRLDLDWEAWLAELAGEQVAQRMAAPIRSVADWHRHAWRTFQWNLTEFLQEETHALPAPLEAENQYREIARLRDDTERLAARVRRLVRKHPPTQPSPRRGES; encoded by the coding sequence ATGTTGGCGGAAACGGCTTTTTCCGAAGCCTTCACGGCGGCACTCAAGCGGTTCTTGGCGCTCGACCCCAACCATGTCCGCCTGTTGAGGCCCGTGGCGGGTAAGATCTTCGTGGTGGAACTCTTGCCGTGGCGGCGACGTATTGTCTTGAGCCCCACTTGGGATTCGGTATTGGTTCTGGCGGACGGTGATGCCCCCGCCGATGTGATCTTGCGCGGAACTCCCTTGGCATTCGCGCGAATGGCTCTGAGCCGTCAGCCCCAGCACGAACTGTTCGGGAGTGATATCGAGGTGGAGGGAGACATGGATGCGGCCCGCAGGCTTCAGAACCTGGTCCAGCGCTTGGATCTGGACTGGGAAGCATGGTTGGCGGAGTTGGCCGGGGAACAGGTCGCCCAGCGAATGGCCGCCCCGATCCGATCGGTTGCGGATTGGCATCGCCACGCCTGGCGGACTTTTCAGTGGAATCTGACCGAATTTCTGCAAGAAGAAACCCACGCCTTGCCCGCGCCCCTGGAGGCGGAGAATCAATACCGGGAGATCGCCCGGCTGCGCGACGACACCGAACGCTTGGCGGCGAGGGTGAGGCGACTGGTGCGGAAACACCCCCCCACCCAACCCTCCCCCCGTCGGGGGGAGAGCTAG
- the ubiE gene encoding bifunctional demethylmenaquinone methyltransferase/2-methoxy-6-polyprenyl-1,4-benzoquinol methylase UbiE, translated as MSDNKRDQTTHFGFRQVPFGEKSKLVRGVFDSVADSYDLMNDLMSFGVHRLWKHLTIHLSNVRYGERVLDLAGGTGDLTRLFRPRVGDGGEVILADINAAMLRRGRDRLTDEGLIRGVRYVQVDAQYLPFADETFDCVTIGFGLRNVTDKNKALQAMYRVLKPGGRLLILEFSKPKGELFGKFYDFYSFKMLPLMGKLVAGDADSYRYLAESIRVHPDQNTLKGMMAAVGFDRIEYFNLTQGVVAIHRGYKL; from the coding sequence ATGAGCGACAACAAACGAGATCAGACCACGCATTTCGGCTTTCGTCAGGTCCCCTTCGGCGAAAAATCCAAACTGGTCCGGGGCGTCTTCGATTCGGTGGCCGACAGTTACGATCTGATGAACGATCTGATGTCCTTCGGCGTCCACCGCTTGTGGAAACACCTGACCATTCATCTGAGCAATGTGCGCTACGGGGAGCGGGTGCTGGATCTGGCCGGCGGGACCGGCGACCTGACCCGGCTGTTCCGCCCTCGGGTGGGCGACGGAGGGGAAGTGATTCTGGCCGATATCAACGCCGCCATGCTGAGAAGAGGTCGCGATCGCCTCACCGACGAAGGATTGATTCGAGGCGTGCGCTACGTGCAGGTGGACGCCCAGTATTTGCCCTTTGCGGACGAGACATTCGATTGCGTCACCATCGGTTTCGGGCTTCGCAACGTCACCGACAAAAACAAGGCCTTGCAAGCCATGTACCGGGTGCTCAAGCCCGGGGGGCGGTTGTTGATCCTGGAGTTCTCCAAGCCCAAGGGCGAGTTGTTCGGCAAGTTCTACGATTTTTACTCCTTCAAAATGTTGCCCCTGATGGGCAAGCTGGTGGCAGGGGACGCCGACAGCTATCGCTATCTGGCCGAATCCATCCGCGTTCATCCGGATCAGAATACCCTCAAGGGGATGATGGCGGCGGTCGGGTTCGACCGGATCGAATATTTCAATCTGACTCAAGGGGTGGTTGCCATCCACCGCGGATATAAACTGTAA
- a CDS encoding gamma-butyrobetaine hydroxylase-like domain-containing protein, translating into MPTPLEIKLHRQSRQLELIFDDGARFLLPCAYLRAHSPAAGEHPDNPDVTVTAIEPVGNYAVRLVFSDGHDSGLYTWEVLYHLGARKASEQESS; encoded by the coding sequence ATGCCTACGCCTCTGGAAATCAAATTACACCGCCAGTCGCGCCAGCTCGAATTGATCTTCGACGACGGTGCTCGCTTCCTATTGCCGTGCGCTTATCTGCGGGCCCACTCCCCGGCCGCCGGCGAACATCCGGACAATCCGGACGTGACCGTCACCGCCATCGAGCCGGTGGGCAACTACGCCGTCCGGTTGGTATTCAGCGACGGCCACGACAGCGGTTTGTACACCTGGGAGGTGCTTTATCATCTGGGCGCCCGAAAGGCGTCCGAGCAGGAATCCTCATGA
- the hslU gene encoding ATP-dependent protease ATPase subunit HslU translates to MTPREIVHELDKHIIGQQQAKRAVAIALRNRWRRSRLDASLREEITPKNILMIGPTGVGKTEIARRLAKLAHAPFIKVEATKFTEVGYVGRDVESIVRDLVEVAVKLVREGEMEKVRSRAEKAAEERVLDVLVPPPSSWSQQQAQEKESPARQRFRDKLRDGQLDDMEIEIEVQSPTMGVEIMAPPGMEEMTSQLQNMFQNLSTGRTRQRKMKVKDALEALREEEAAKLVNEEDIKLRAVEAVEQNGIVFLDEIDKICRRSEMGGSGGDVSREGVQRDLLPLVEGSTVSTKHGMVRTDHVLFIASGAFHVSKPSDLIPELQGRFPIRVELGALSVADFTRILTEPDASLTEQYRALLATEEVNLIFTEDGIERIAEIAWQVNEQVENIGARRLHTVLEKLLEEISFQASDLTGQTLTLDAAYVDEHLEDLAQDEDLSRYIL, encoded by the coding sequence ATGACCCCCCGCGAGATCGTTCACGAACTCGACAAGCACATCATCGGCCAGCAGCAAGCCAAGCGTGCTGTGGCCATCGCCCTCCGCAACCGTTGGCGGCGCAGCCGCTTGGATGCGTCCCTGCGCGAGGAGATCACGCCTAAAAATATTCTCATGATCGGGCCTACGGGGGTGGGCAAGACGGAAATCGCCCGCCGCTTGGCGAAACTCGCCCATGCGCCCTTCATCAAGGTGGAGGCGACCAAGTTCACCGAAGTGGGCTATGTGGGGCGCGACGTGGAGTCCATCGTCCGCGATTTGGTGGAGGTGGCGGTCAAGCTGGTCCGCGAAGGGGAGATGGAAAAAGTCCGCTCGCGCGCCGAAAAGGCCGCCGAGGAGCGGGTGTTGGACGTCTTGGTGCCGCCGCCTTCCAGTTGGTCCCAGCAGCAGGCCCAGGAAAAGGAATCGCCGGCCCGTCAGCGTTTCCGCGACAAACTCCGCGACGGGCAATTGGACGACATGGAAATCGAAATCGAAGTGCAGTCTCCGACCATGGGCGTCGAGATCATGGCGCCGCCGGGCATGGAGGAGATGACCAGCCAGCTGCAGAACATGTTCCAGAACCTTTCCACCGGACGCACGCGCCAGCGCAAGATGAAGGTCAAGGATGCCTTGGAGGCGCTGCGCGAGGAGGAAGCGGCCAAGCTGGTCAATGAGGAGGACATCAAGCTGCGCGCGGTGGAAGCGGTGGAGCAGAACGGCATCGTGTTTTTGGACGAAATCGACAAGATTTGCCGCCGCTCCGAGATGGGCGGCTCGGGGGGCGACGTGTCGCGCGAAGGCGTCCAGCGGGACCTGTTGCCGTTGGTGGAAGGCAGTACCGTGAGCACCAAGCACGGCATGGTGCGCACCGACCACGTGCTGTTCATCGCTTCCGGCGCGTTTCATGTGTCCAAACCTTCGGACCTGATTCCCGAACTCCAGGGCCGCTTCCCCATCCGAGTGGAGCTGGGTGCCCTGTCGGTGGCCGACTTCACGCGCATCCTGACCGAACCCGATGCTTCCTTGACCGAACAATATCGGGCCTTGCTGGCCACCGAGGAAGTCAATCTGATATTTACCGAAGACGGCATCGAGCGGATCGCGGAAATCGCCTGGCAGGTCAATGAGCAGGTGGAAAATATCGGCGCCCGCCGTTTGCATACGGTGCTGGAAAAGCTGCTGGAGGAGATTTCCTTCCAGGCTTCCGACCTCACCGGGCAGACCCTGACCCTCGACGCGGCTTACGTGGACGAGCACTTGGAGGATCTGGCCCAGGACGAGGATCTGAGCCGCTATATTTTGTGA